The following DNA comes from Cedecea neteri.
TACCTGGACGAACTCGAACTGCAGCGCGGCATGCCGCCTCAGGAGACGCCAGCGGGCGAACTGCCGATCACCGGCCTCTATTCTATGGGCAGCACCTCCTCCGTGGGGCAGAGCTGCTCATCTGACCTTGATATCTGGGTTTGCCACCAGGCCTGGCTCGATAACGACGAGCGCCAACTGCTGCAGCGAAAATGCAGCCTGCTGGAAAGCTGGGCGGCCTCCCTTGGCGTTGAGGTTAGTTTCTTTCTGATTGATGAAAACCGCTTCCGCCACAACGAAAGCGGCAGCCTGGGCGGCGAAGACTGCGGTTCTACTCAGCACATCTTGCTGTTGGACGAATTTTACCGCACAGCGGTACGTCTGGCCGGGAAACGCATTCTGTGGAACATGGTGCCGGGCGATGAAGAAGAGCATTACGACGATTACGTGATGACCCTTTACGCGCAGGGCGTGCTAACACCAAACGAATGGCTCGATCTTGGCGGTCTCAGCTCGCTGTCTGCTGAAGAGTACTTTGGTGCCAGCCTGTGGCAGCTATATAAAAGCATCGACTCGCCGTATAAGGCCGTGCTGAAAACACTGCTGTTGGAGGCGTATTCCTGGGAATACCCAAACACGCGCCTGCTGGCAAAAGACATTAAACAGCGCCTGCACGACGGTGAAATTGTCTCCTTTGGCCTCGATCCGTACTGCATGATGCTGGAACGCGTCACCGAGTACCTGACGCAAATCGAAGATCATGCCCGTCTGGATCTGGTGCGTCGCTGTTTCTACCTGAAAGTTTGTGAAAAACTCTCGCGGGAGCGCGCCTGTGTTGGCTGGCGTCGTGAAGTCTTAAGCCAGTTGGTGAAGAGCTGGGGCTGGGACGAAGAACGCCTGGCGATGTTGGACAACCGTGCAAACTGGAAAATCGACCAGGTACGCGAGGCGCATAACGAACTGCTCGACGCAATGATGCAAAGCTACCGCAACCTTATCCGCTTTGCGCGCCGCAACAACCTGAGTGTTTCCGCCAGTCCGCAGGATATCGGCGTGTTAACGCGTAAGTTGTACGCTGCGTTTGAAGCGCTGCCGGGCAAAGTCACTCTCGTTAACCCGCAAATTTCCCCGGATCTGTCTGAACCGAACCTGACCTTTATCCATGTGCCGCTTGGCCGTGCGAACCGCTCTGGCTGGTATCTCTACAACCGCGCGCCGAACATGGACTCTATCGTCAGCCATCAACCGCTGGAATATAACCGTTATCTTAATAAGCTGGTGGCGTGGGCCTACTTTAACGGCCTGCTGACCTCGCGTACCCGCCTGTTTATTAAGGGCAACGGTATTTGTGATTTACCTAAGTTGCAGGAGATGGTGGCGGATGTCTCCCATCACTTCCCGCTGCGCCTCCCGGCACCGACGCCGAAAGCGTTGTATAGCCCGTGCGAGATTCGCCATCTGGCGATTATCGTTAACCTTGAATATGACCCGACGGCCGCCTTCCGCAATCAGGTTGTGCACTTCGACTTCCGCAAGCTGGATGTGTTTAGCTTCGGCGAGCAGCAGCAATGCCTGATTGGCAGCGTTGACCTGCTGTATCGCAACTCGTGGAATGAAGTGCGTACTCTGCACTTTAACGGCGAGCAGGCGATGATCGAGGCATTAAAAACCATTCTCGGGAAAATGCACCAGGATGCCGCGCCGCCGGATAGCGTTGAAGTCTTCTGCTACAGTCAGCATCTGCGTGGCCTGATCCGCACTCGTGTGCAGCAGCTTGTGTCTGAATGCATCGAATTCCGCCTTTCCAGTACGCGCCAGGAACCGGGCCGCTTTAAAGCGCTGCGCGTTTCCGGGCAGACATGGGGCCTGTTCTTCGAGCGTCTGAATGTCTCGGTACAGAAACTGGAAAACGCCGTTGAGTTTTATGGCGCCATCTCGCACAACAAGCTGCATGGCCTGTCGGTGCAGGTTGGCACTAACCAGGTTCAGTTGCCGGCGGTGGTAGATGGTTTTGCCAGTGAAGGGATTATTCAGTTCTTCTTTGAAGAAGCCAGTGAAGACCAGGGCTTCAACATCTATATCCTGGATGAAAGCAACCGGGCGGAAGTTTATCATCATTGCGAAGGTAGCAAGGAAGAGCTGGTGCGCGATGTGAGCCGCTTCTACTCCTCGTCCCACGATCGCTTTACCTACGGCTCAAGCTTTATCAACTTCAACCTGCCGCAGTTCTATCAGATTGTGAAAACAGATGGCCGGGTGCAGGTCATTCCGTTCCGCACCCAGTCAATCACAACAGCCGCGCCGGTTAATCAGGACGACAACTCAGCGCCGCTGCTGCAGCAGTACCAGCCGTAGTCAGCGGAAGCTAACCGCTTCACCTGCCTGCTGCGTGCTGGCTTCTTCCAGCAATTGCCAAAACTCTGCGCCGCTCCGGTCGCATATCCATTCGTCACCCTTCAGGTTGAAATGGTAGCCGCCGCTTTTGGTCGCCAGCCAAACCTGATGCAAAGGCTCCTGACGGTTGATAATGATCTTGCTGCCGTTTTCAAAGCTGATGGTCAGCACGCCGCCGTTGATCTCACAATCAATATCGCTATCGCCGTCCCAGTCATCCAGACGCTCTTCAATCGTGCGCCACAGGTTATCGGCTAAAAGGTGAAATTCGCTGTCGTTCATGTCTGTTTCCTGTTGGGATTTCAGGGCAGTATAAGAGCATCGCCGGTAATTAGAAACTGCGGCTCAGGCATCATTCGTGGCCGTAATACTCATCCGTTTCATCTGTGCCATCTTTTGAAAGACAACCTGCGTCAGCGATGAGAAGGGGCCCGGTATCAGAGATTATTTTCTTGCCCGGTTTGCTGTCAGGTGATTTTCAGCGGTCTGGGCGACGAAGAGTATTGCTTTTCAGGGTTCACCTGCGATGATAGACGGCAGAATAGTGAATCACAGGCTACCCGATAATGAAGAAGATTTTCTGCCCTCTAGCTTTGGCACTGACGCTTGTCAGCCTCACCGGCTGCGGCCTGAAGGGGCCTCTGTATTTCCCTCCGGCTGATAAAAAAGCGACGCCGACAACACATAGCGCAACCACGGAACAATCTATCCAGACGGCACCGGTCCGTAACAGTCGCGGCATTGATGATGCGCCGACTCAGGTTGTTTACTAGCTAAATCGTGCTTTGTAACCGCGCTAATGGAGCAGAAGATGCAGTTCTCTAAAATGCATGGCCTTGGTAATGACTTTATGGTCGTCGACGCGGTGACGCAGAATGTTTATTTCTCTCCGGAGCTGATTCGTCGACTTGCGGATCGTCATCTTGGCGTCGGCTTTGATCAGTTACTGATCGTTGAGCCTCCCTACGATCCCGATCTCGACTTTCATTACCGGATCTTTAACGCCGACGGCAGTGAAGTTTCCCAATGTGGCAACGGCGCGCGCTGTTTTGCCCGATTTGTGCGCCTGAAAGGGCTGACCAATAAGCGTGAGATTCGCGTCAGTACCGCCAATGGCAGAATGGTACTGAGCGTGACGGAAGATGAGATGGTGCGCGTCAATATGGGCGAGCCTAACTTCGATCCTTCCCAGGTACCGTTCCGGGCAAACAAAGCAGAAAAGACCTATATTATGCGTGCCGCCGAACAAACCATTATGTGCGGCGTCGTTTCAATGGGTAACCCGCATTGCGTTATTCAGGTCGATGACATTGAAACCGCCGCGGTTGAAAGCCTGGGCCCGGTGATGGAAAGCCATGAACGCTTCCCTGAGCGAGCCAACATCGGCTTCATGCAGGTGGTGAGTCGCGAACACATACGCCTGCGTGTTTACGAACGCGGTGCAGGTGAAACCCAGGCCTGCGGCAGCGGCGCCTGTGGCGCAGTGGCGGTTGGTATTCAGCAAGGATTACTGGCGGAGCAGGTGCGCGTTGAGCTGCCTGGCGGCCGTCTTGATATCGCCTGGAAAGGGCCTGGGTCACCGCTTTACATGACCGGCCCGGCGGCCCACGTCTATGATGGATTTATACATCTATGAAGAATGCCGAGGAACAGCAAGAAGCCCTTCTTGAGCTTAACGATGTCGCGGTTGCCGAATACTTACAGCGCAACCCCGATTTCTTTATTCGCAATGCCCACCAGGTGGAGAGCATGCAGGTTCCTCACCCGGTGCGCGGCAGCGTTTCGCTGGTGGAGTGGCATATGGCGCGCAGCCGTAACCACATCAATCACCTCGAAGAGAACATGACGCTGCTGATGGAGCAGGCGAGCGCTAACGAAGGTCTGTTCTATCGGCTACTGAAGCTTCAGGGGCGACTGGCTTCGGCGTCCAGCCTGCAGGAGATGCTGAACCGGCTGCATCGCTGGGCGCGGGACATGGGGCTCGCCGGAGCGAATATCCGGCTTTTTGCTGACCGCTGGCGTATCGGCGCTCCGTCAGACTTTACGCATCTCGCGCTGAACCGCCAGGCTTTTGAGCCGCTGCGTATTCAGCGTCTTGGCGAAAGCCAGCACTATCTCGGCCCGCTTAATGGCCCGGAACTTTTGTTGGTCTTGCCGCAGGCAAAAGCCATTGGTTCCGTTGCCCTGTCGCTGATGGGCAATGAGGGCGATCTTGGCGTTCTGCTGTTCAGCAGCCGCGACCCGCAACATTATCAACAGGGGCAGGGCACTCAGCTGCTGCACGAGCTGGCGCTGATGCTGCCAGACTTGCTGGAGCGTTGGATTGAACGGGCATGACCACTTCCGTATTAACGCCTCACGTTGATGGTTTTCTGCGATACCTCAAGGTTGAGCGTCAGCTCAGCCCGCTCACTCTCCTGAACTACCAGCGCCAGCTCACGGCGATTATTCACATTGTCGAAGAGATGAAGCTCACCGGCTGGCAACAATGCGATGCCGCCGCCGTGCGTTCACTGGCCGTGCGCAGCCGCCGGGCAGGCCTGCAGGCCTCCAGCCTGGCGTTAAGACTTTCGGCACTACGCAGCTTTTTTGACTGGATGGTTAGCCAGGGTGAGCTAAAAGCGAATCCCGCCAAAGGGATTACTACGCCAAAAGCTGGTCGGCACTTGCCTAAAAATATCGAAGTCGATGATGTGAATCATCTGCTGGATATCGATCTGAACGATCCGCTGGCAGTACGCGATCGCGCGATGCTGGAAGTGATGTACGGCGCAGGCCTGCGTCTTTCCGAACTGGTGAATATGAACTGTGGTCACATCGATCTTTCGACCGGAGAGGTCTGGGTGATGGGGAAAGGCAGCAAAGAGCGCCGCGTACCCGTTGGTCGGAGCGCGGTGACCTGGGTTGAACACTGGCTGGATTTACGCGAACTTTTTGGCCCGGACGACGATGCGTTATTTCTGGCGAAGACGGGAAAGCGAATATCCGCCCGCAATGTGCAAAAGCGGTTTGGTGAATGGGGTATCAAGCAGGGGCTAAGCAGCCATGTGCATCCCCATAAACTGCGTCACTCGTTTGCCACCCACATGCTGGAATCCAGCGGCGATTTGCGCGCCGTTCAGGAACTGCTTGGGCACGCCAACCTGTCCACTACGCAAATCTATACCCATCTCGACTTTCAACACTTAGCCTCGGTGTATGATGCCGCGCATCCACGCGCCAAACGGGGGAAATCGTAATGCATTTTTACCGCCCGCTCGGGCAAATTGCTGCTCTGACGTTCGATCTCGACGATACGCTTTATGACAACCACCCGGTGATCCTGCGTACCACTCAGGAGTCGCTGGCCTTTGTGCAGAATTATCACCCGAAGCTCAGCGCGTTTACCGCCTTGGATTTCCATCGCAGCCGTGAAACGCTGCGCGCGAAAGAACCGGAAATTTATCATGATGTCACTGAATGGCGCCGCCGTGCCGTCGAGCAGATGATGCTGGATGCCGGACTTAGCACGGAAGAGGCCTTTACCGGTGCCAGTGCCGCCATGGAAAACTTTGCAAAATGGCGCAGCCGCATCGACATTCCGCAGGAAACGCACGACACACTGGCAAAGCTTGCTAAAAAATGGCCGCTGGTGGCGATCACCAACGGTAACGCAGAGCCGCACTTGTTCGGGCTGGATAACTACTTTGAATTCATTCTGCGGGCCGGGCCGGACGGGCGAGCTAAACCTTTCAGCGATATGTATCATACTGCTGCGCAGCGTTTAGATGTGCCGCTGGAGCAAATCCTGCATGTCGGCGATGATCTGACCACCGACGTGGCCGGTGCCGTGCGCTGCGGAATGCAGGCCTGCTGGATTAACCTGCGCGAAGGCGACCTGATGCGGATAGATGACAGCCGTTTATTACCGCATCTGGAGATTTCGCGGTTGGCATCCCTTCTCGCGCTGATATAATCAACAGCAACTCTGTACAAATCACCAGTAGTTGGCTGAGCCAACTCTTTCTCTTTTTCGGCGGTGCCAATGGACGTTTCTTACCTGCTCGACAGCCTCAACGACAAACAGCGCGAAGCGGTTGCCGCCACGCGTAGCAATATGCTGGTGCTGGCCGGGGCGGGCAGTGGTAAGACGCGTGTGCTTGTGCACCGCATTGCGTGGTTGATGACGGTCGAAAACTGTTCGCCGTACTCCATCATGGCGGTAACCTTTACCAACAAAGCGGCGGCGGAAATGCGCCACCGTATCGGTCAACTGATGGGCACCAGCCAGGGCGGCATGTGGGTGGGTACCTTCCATGGCCTGGCACACCGCCTGCTGCGCGCGCACCACATGGACGCCAACCTGCCGCAGGACTTTCAAATCCTCGACAGCGAAGATCAGCTACGTTTGCTGAAGCGCCTGATTAAAGCGATGAACCTGGACGAGAAACAGTGGCCGCCGCGCCAGGCGATGTGGTACATCAACGGCAAAAAGGACGAAGGCCTGCGTCCGCATCACGTTGAAAGCTACGGTAACCCGGTGGAGCAAACCTGGCAGAAGGTATACCAGGCCTATCAGGAAGCCTGCGACCGCGCCGGGCTGGTGGATTTTGCTGAGCTATTGCTGCGAGCCCACGAGCTGTGGTTAAACAAGCCGCATATCCTGAACCATTACCGCGAACGCTTCACCAACATCCTGGTGGACGAATTCCAGGACACCAACAGCATTCAGTATGCGTGGATCCGCCTGCTGGCCGGTGATACCGGCAAAGTGATGATCGTGGGCGATGATGACCAGTCGATCTACGGCTGGCGCGGGGCGCAGGTTGAAAACATCCAGCGCTTCCTGAATGACTTCCCGGGGGCACAAACGATTCGTCTGGAGCAAAACTATCGCTCGACGAACAATATTCTGAATGCAGCCAACGCCCTGATCGCCAATAACTCTGGCCGCCTCGGCAAAGAGCTGTGGACCGACGGCAGCGACGGCGAACCTATCTCGATTTACTGCGCTTTCAACGAACTGGATGAAGCCCGCTTCGTGGTTAACCGTATTAAAACCTGGCAGGAAAACGGCGGGGCGCTGGAGCAATGCGCCATTCTGTACCGCAGCAACGCCCAGTCGCGCGTGCTGGAAGAGGCGCTGCTGCAGGGCAGTATGCCGTACCGCATTTACGGCGGGATGCGCTTCTTCGAACGTCAGGAGATCAAAGACGCACTTTCCTATCTGCGCCTGATTGCCAACCGCAACGACGATGCGGCCTTTGAACGCGTGGTCAATACGCCAACCCGCGGCATTGGTGACCGCACGCTCGACGTCGTGCGCCAGACCGCGCGCGACCAGCAGCTAACGCTGTGGCAATCTTGCCGCCTGCTGCTGCAGGAAAAAGCGCTGGCCGGTCGTGCGGCGTCTGCCCTGCAGCGCTTTATGGAGCTGATTGACGCGCTTGCCCATGAAACGGCGGATATGCCGCTGCACGTCCAGACAGACCGGGTGATTAAAGATTCCGGCCTGTTCATTATGTATGAACAGGAGAAAGGCGAGAAAGGTCAGACTCGAATTGAGAACTTAGAAGAGCTGGTGACGGCCACGCGCCAGTTCAGCTACAACGACGAAGACGAAGATCTGATGCCGCTGCAGGCGTTTCTCTCCCACGCCGCGCTGGAAGCGGGAGAAGGTCAGGCGGATACCTGGCAGGATGCGGTGCAACTCATGACGCTGCACTCGGCCAAGGGTCTGGAGTTCCCGCAGGTGTTTATCGTAGGGATGGAAGAAGGCATGTTCCCGAGCCAGATGTCCCTCGACGAGGGCGGCCGTCTGGAAGAAGAGCGCCGTCTGGCCTACGTGGGCGTAACCCGTGCAATGCAAAAGCTGACGCTGACCTATGCGGAAACTCGCCGCCTGTACGGCAAAGAAGCCTACCATCGTCCGTCTCGCTTTATTGGCGAGCTGCCCGAAAACTGCGTGGAAGAGGTTCGACTGCGCGCAAGTATCAGCCGCCCGGTCAGCCATCAGCGTATGGGCACACCGATTGCGCAGAACGATTCTGGCTTCAGCCTGGGGCAGCGCGTACGCCATCCTAAGTTCGGTGAAGGCACCATCGTGAACCTGGAAGGCAGCGGGGAGCACAGCCGCCTGCAGGTGGCGTTCCAGGGGCAGGGAATCAAGTGGTTAGTTGCCGCTTATGCGCGTCTGGAAACCGTGTAACCTACAGAAATTAATTATAATTTTCTGTGGGTGGGCTACCCTTAATATGTCACTGGCATGAACTTGTTCAGCCGTGTCCCGTTGCGTGTTGACGCCATATTAGTGGTGGCGTAACATGCGCGCACGAATACGCTAAGAGGACACTCGCCTTGGACACACCCAGTAGATGCTGGCTCAATAACCTGTCATCCAGGTACAACTTCTAAGGCTATCCTCTGATGCTGATAGCCTTCGTGGTTGTCAGCGACCTCGTGTATTTTCATTCCGTCGCCCCTTGAGTCAGACTGTTTAATGGTCTGAAACCTCTATTGTTTCTGTCTGTGTGCCAACCGAATTGTCCCTGATCTTTTTTTGCATTGGGAGTCCCGGTCATGCTGAGCGCATTTCAACTGGAAAATAATCGCCTTGCCCGCATTGAGCTGGACGAGACGGATACCCTTGCCAATTCGGTATGGGTCGATCTCGTCGAGCCGGAAGAGAGCGAGCGAGAGCGAGTGCAAACGGAACTTGGCCAAAGCCTGGCAACCCGACCAGAGCTGGAAGACATCGAAGCGTCCGCGCGTTTTTTTGAGGACGAAGACGGCCTTCACATTCACTCCTTTTTCTTCTTTGAAGATGCCGATGACCACGCCGGTAACAGCACGGTCGCTTTTACCATTCGTGAAGGCCGCTTGTACACGCTGCGTGAACGTGAGCTACCTGCGTTTCGCCTTTACCGCATGCGCGCCCGCAATCAGTCCATGGCGGACGGCAACGCGTGGGAGCTGCTGCTGGATCTGTTTGAAACCAAAATCGAACAGCTGGCGGATGAAATCGAAAACATTTATAGCGATCTGGAACAGCTTAGCCGCGTGATCATGGAAGGGCATCAAGGCGATGAATACGATGCCGCGCTTTCGACGCTGGCGGAGCTGGAGGATATCGGCTGGAAGGTTCGCCTGTGCCTGATGGATACCCAGCGCGCGCTGAACTTCCTGGTGCGTAAGGCACGTTTGCCGGGCAGCCAGCTGGAACAGGCTCGCGAAATCCTGCGAGACATCGAATCCCTGCTGCCGCATAACGAATCCCTTTTCCAGAAGGTTAACTTCCTGATGCAGGCGGCGATGGGCTTTATCAACATCGAGCAGAACCGCATCATCAAGATCTTCTCGGTGGTTTCGGTTGTCTTCCTGCCGCCAACGCTGGTGGCATCCAGCTATGGGATGAACTTCGAGTTTATGCCTGAGCTGAAGTGGAGCTTTGGCTACCCCGGCGCGATTATCTTTATGATGCTCGCTGGCTTAGCGCCTTATCTCTACTTTAAGCGTAAGAACTGGTTGTAAGAAAAAAGGAGCCAAAAGGCTCCTTTTTCACTTCTATTTCAGCGACGTTGCTTTCGTGCGCCGCTGAGTATAAATCGCATCGGCAATAAACAGCGCCAGCGCCGCCCAGATAAAGCCAAAAGTAATCAGCTTATCTTCAGTCACTACCTCGCCGTAGAACGTCACCGCCAGCAGGAACATCAGCGTCGGCCCCAGATACTGGAAGAAGCCCAACGTTGAAAGGCGCAAGCGGGTTGCGGCCGCAGTAAAGCAAAGCAGCGGCACCGTGGTGATCACCCCGGCGGCAATAAGCATCAGGTTCAGCGTCCACGGGTTCATTCCCATATGGCTGGTGGCGCTATCGGCGATACCAAACAGATAAATACCCGCGATCGGCAGCAGCCACAGCGTTTCAAACAGCATCCCAGTTTGTGCATCTACGGCAATCTTTTTGCGGATCAGGCCATAGAAAGCGAAGCTGAAGGCCAGACCCAGGCCGATTATCGGCAGCGAACCGAAAGTCCAGAGCTGAACCAGCACGCCACAGAAGGCCAGCAATACCGCGACCCACTGCATCCGCCGGAAGCGTTCACCCAAAAACAGCATCCCCAGCAGCACGTTCACCAGCGGGTTAATGAAGTAACCCAGGCTGGCTTCCAGCATGTGCTGGTTATTCACCGCCCAGATATAAAGCAGCCAGTTACCGCCAATCAGCACCGCGCTTAACGCCAGCGCGAGGATCTTTTTACGGTTCTGGCAGGAGCGTTTCACCTGCGGCCACTGGCGGCAGACGGTGATCAGCGCCAGCATAAAGAAGAACGACCAGATAACGCGGTGGGTTAGGATTTCTGTCGCCGGTACATAGTGAATCAGTTTGAAATATACCGGCGCGATGCCCCAGATAAAGTAGGCCGTCAGGGCAAGCAAGATCCCCTGACGTGTCTGTTTCGGATCCATGAAAAAAACTCAGTAAAAAAATAGTGAGCAAATAATAACAGGGTTTACATCCTTACCCTACCATGTAGGTAGCCGTTGCACTGGCGATGTGCAGTTGATCCTGGTTATGCAGTTCTACGCGCGCCACGGCAACTTTATTACCGGCACGCAGGAGGCTACTGCTGGCCGTGAAACGTTCTCCGCGTCCTGGACGCAGATAATCCACGCGCAAATCGATGGTGCCCATTTTTGACAGGCGCTGGCGAAGCTCGTCTTCGGTGATGGTGTCATGGCGCGTCAGCGTGCTGCCTACGCAGACCAGGCCTGCCGCCACGTCCAGCGCGGAGGCAATAACGCCGCCGTGCAAAATACTTTGCGCCCAGTTGCCGACCATCATCGGTTGATTGTTAAAGCTCAGTTGGGCGAACGCTTTTTCGTAGCGCTCCAGCTCCAGGCCAAGCGCGCGGTTGAACGGCATGTGGTACACGAAGATTTCGCCCACCAGCTTCAGGGCGGCTTCTGTGGTCAGTACAGGGGAAGACATCGTTCATTCCTCGAACAAATAACGAATAAGTTAACAAAGTGTGTAGTTTATGCTTCTCAATTGTTGCTTTCCACTTTCGGAACCGCAGAGGCGTGCTTTGGTGCATCCTGCTGTAAAATGTTTGGCGATAAATATTTAGACACTTTTTTGTTATGGAGAACGGGACTAATGCTGAAACCTCTGGGGTGGGGAGTAGCCGCGATGCTGCCTTTGACCGCCTTCGCACAAGAAACCACCATCGATAAGATCCACGACAAGCCCGCGGTGCGCGGCAGTATCATTGCTAACCTGCTGCAGGAACACGACAACCCTTTCACGCTGTACCCGTACGACACGAATTATCTGCTGTACACCTGGACCAGCGATATGAACAAAGAGGCAATCAGCTCTTATGACTGGGCCAGCAACGCGCGTAAAGATGAGGTGAAGTTCCAGCTCAGCCTGGCCTTCCCGTTGTGGCGCGGTATTTTGGGGGATAACTCCGTGCTGGCCGCCTCCTATACCCAAAAATCCTGGTGGCAGCTGTCTAACCGCAATGAATCCTCCCCGTTTCGTGAAACCAACTACGAGCCTCAGCTATTCCTCGGTTTCGCAACGGATGCAACGTTTGCGGGCTGGACGTTGCGAGATGTTGAGTTTGGCTATAACCACGATTCAAACGGTCGTTCTGACCCAACCTCGCGCGGCTGGAACCGCCTGTACACCCGCCTGATGGCACAAAACGGCGACT
Coding sequences within:
- the pldA gene encoding phospholipase A, translating into MLKPLGWGVAAMLPLTAFAQETTIDKIHDKPAVRGSIIANLLQEHDNPFTLYPYDTNYLLYTWTSDMNKEAISSYDWASNARKDEVKFQLSLAFPLWRGILGDNSVLAASYTQKSWWQLSNRNESSPFRETNYEPQLFLGFATDATFAGWTLRDVEFGYNHDSNGRSDPTSRGWNRLYTRLMAQNGDWQVEVKPWYVVGSVEDNPDITKYMGYYQLKVGYALGEAIFSVKGQYNWNSGYGGAEFGVSYPISKNVRFYTQVYSGYGESLIDYNFNQTRVGVGVMLNDLF
- the yigI gene encoding acyl-CoA thioesterase YigI, with the protein product MSSPVLTTEAALKLVGEIFVYHMPFNRALGLELERYEKAFAQLSFNNQPMMVGNWAQSILHGGVIASALDVAAGLVCVGSTLTRHDTITEDELRQRLSKMGTIDLRVDYLRPGRGERFTASSSLLRAGNKVAVARVELHNQDQLHIASATATYMVG
- the rarD gene encoding EamA family transporter RarD, which produces MDPKQTRQGILLALTAYFIWGIAPVYFKLIHYVPATEILTHRVIWSFFFMLALITVCRQWPQVKRSCQNRKKILALALSAVLIGGNWLLYIWAVNNQHMLEASLGYFINPLVNVLLGMLFLGERFRRMQWVAVLLAFCGVLVQLWTFGSLPIIGLGLAFSFAFYGLIRKKIAVDAQTGMLFETLWLLPIAGIYLFGIADSATSHMGMNPWTLNLMLIAAGVITTVPLLCFTAAATRLRLSTLGFFQYLGPTLMFLLAVTFYGEVVTEDKLITFGFIWAALALFIADAIYTQRRTKATSLK